In Micromonospora sp. LH3U1, one genomic interval encodes:
- a CDS encoding ribonuclease D: MTDEPPLRRRPAEELPGNAPQHPQSAQPQPAGEGADPANGGPVPLIAPRDGTPDPVAAPAELAEVVARFAAGTGPVALDAERASGYRYSQRAYLVQLRRAGAGTALIDPLPLPDLSALDAAIGEAEWVLHAASQDLPCLAEVGLRPRRLFDTELAARLAGFERVGLAALTEQLLGFTLEKHHSAADWSSRPLPESWLTYAALDVELLTDLRDALDAELARQGKSEWAAEEFAALVRTGARPPRVRAEPWRRTSGIHRLRGARAQARVRSMWYARDQIASRRDAAPGRVLPDSAIIAAAELDPKDEKTLLTLPGFGGRSVRRLARTWLAALDDARQLPEDSLPVTPAVEGPPPPHRWAERDPVAAGRLARCREVVVRIAGEHNLPPENLITPDSVRRLAWTPPEKLTEETVAETLRGLNAREWQIGLLVPHLTPALSPEPPTPTPTLPDPSLP, from the coding sequence GTGACCGACGAACCACCCCTGCGCCGTCGGCCCGCCGAGGAACTTCCGGGAAACGCACCCCAGCACCCGCAGTCGGCCCAGCCGCAGCCGGCGGGGGAGGGGGCCGACCCGGCCAACGGTGGGCCCGTTCCGCTGATCGCCCCGCGTGACGGCACCCCTGATCCGGTGGCCGCGCCAGCCGAGCTTGCCGAGGTCGTGGCCCGCTTCGCCGCGGGCACCGGCCCTGTCGCCCTGGACGCCGAGCGGGCCTCCGGATACCGCTACAGCCAACGCGCGTACCTGGTGCAGCTACGCCGGGCCGGCGCGGGTACAGCGCTGATCGACCCACTGCCCCTGCCGGACCTCAGCGCGTTGGACGCGGCGATCGGCGAGGCCGAGTGGGTGCTCCACGCGGCCAGCCAGGATCTGCCCTGCCTGGCCGAGGTGGGGTTGCGCCCACGCCGGTTGTTCGACACCGAACTCGCCGCTCGGCTGGCGGGATTCGAGCGGGTCGGGCTGGCGGCGCTGACCGAGCAGTTGCTCGGGTTCACGCTGGAGAAGCACCACTCGGCGGCCGACTGGTCGAGCCGACCGCTGCCCGAGTCATGGCTGACGTACGCCGCTCTCGACGTGGAGCTGCTCACCGACCTGCGCGACGCACTCGACGCCGAGCTGGCCCGACAGGGCAAGTCGGAGTGGGCCGCGGAGGAGTTCGCCGCGCTGGTCCGCACCGGGGCACGCCCGCCCCGGGTCCGCGCGGAGCCCTGGCGGCGCACCTCCGGCATCCACCGGCTGCGGGGAGCGCGGGCGCAGGCCCGAGTCCGCTCAATGTGGTACGCCCGGGACCAGATCGCGTCCCGGCGGGACGCCGCGCCCGGTCGGGTGTTGCCCGACTCGGCGATCATCGCTGCGGCCGAGTTGGACCCGAAGGACGAGAAGACCCTGCTGACCCTGCCCGGTTTCGGCGGTCGGTCGGTCCGTCGGTTGGCCCGCACCTGGCTCGCCGCTCTCGACGACGCCCGGCAGTTGCCGGAGGACTCGCTGCCGGTCACGCCGGCTGTGGAGGGGCCGCCCCCGCCGCACCGCTGGGCCGAACGCGACCCGGTGGCGGCCGGTCGGCTGGCCCGCTGCCGGGAGGTGGTGGTCCGCATCGCCGGTGAGCACAACCTGCCGCCGGAAAACCTGATCACCCCGGATTCGGTCCGCCGGCTGGCCTGGACCCCGCCGGAGAAGCTCACCGAGGAGACGGTCGCGGAGACGCTGCGCGGCCTCAACGCCCGCGAATGGCAGATCGGCCTCCTCGTCCCACACCTGACCCCCGCACTGTCCCCAGAACCCCCCACCCCCACCCCCACCCTCCCTGACCCATCCCTCCCCTGA